Part of the Candidatus Chlorohelix allophototropha genome, TCGAAGTGGCTTATCTTGAAGCTGGTGAGGTTAATAAAACACCTGTTGTTCTGATTCATGGCAATGTTTCTTGCAATCTGTTTTTTGAAGATTTGATGCTGGTGCTGGCAAATAGCGGTGAGTACCATGTATATGCTCCCGATATGCGTGGTTACGGTAAGACCCAGACTTTGCCGGTGGATGCTACCAGAGGTATGAAAGATTATTCGGACGACTTGTTTAGTTTCGTCACCGCTCTTAACCTTCCTCCTTTCCATTTGCTCGGTTGGTCATTAGGGGGCAATGTAGTTATGGAATATGCTATACACCATGCAGATACCTTGCGCTCTTTGACACTCGAAGCTGCAAGCTCACCTTTCGGGTTTGGTGGATGTCAGGGGCTTGACGGAAAACCACATTTTGCCGATTTCGCAGGTTCAGGCGGCGGTACTGCCAACCCTGATTTTGTAGCACGCCTAAAGAATCAGGATAGAAGCGATGAAGCGCCTAACTCACCCCGCAATGTTATGAATACCTATTATTTCAAGCCTCCTTTTAAAGTTGCGCCGGATATAGAAGAAAACTATGTCACTGCTATGCTTTCCACCTATGTGGCGGATGGCAATTATCCCGGCGACCTAACTACTTCAGAGAATTGGCCTACCGTTGCGCCCGGTACGCTTGGGGTGAATAATGCCCTTTCTCCCAAATATATGAACCAATCTAGTTTTGCCAATATTAGTATCAAACCTGATGTGTTATGGATACGTGGAGATAGCGACCAAATTGTTGCCGATAATTCTTTGTTTGATTTTGGCACTTTAGGAATGTTGGGCGCAGTTCCGGGTTGGCCCGGTATGGAGATTTACCCTCCTCAGCCTATGGTTTCACAACTCCGAAGTGTATTGGACACATACAAGGATAACGGAGGAAGTTATGAAGAAATTGTGCTGGCTGACTGTGGTCACAGCCCTCATGTAGAGAAACCCGAAGAATTTGGCACAAAACTTCTTGATTTTCTACGTCTTCATTAAGTCTAATTACTGGGGAGGCACAAAGTAGCCTCTTCTGTTTTATTGGTGGTACAACCATTTATCAAGCCGTCTATCGCTTATTATCACAGGAGATTCAGAATGAAGCGAGACCTGTTCAGTGCGGAACATGAGATGTTTCGCGCCTCTGTCCGGCGTTTTGTCGAAAAAGAAATGCTTCCCAATTTTGAGCAATGGGAGAAGGACGGCATTGTTTCAAGGGAGTTATGGTTGAAAGCCGGACAGCAAGGATTTCTGGGCATGGAAGTACCGGAAGAATACGGCGGAGTGGGACTTCACGATTTCTGCTATAACGCCATTCTTAGCGAGGAAACCATTTACGGTGGGGTATTGAGCGCAGGCGCAGGATTTACTTTACATAATGATGTAGTATTGCCCTATTTCCTGAAATATACTACCCCCGAACAAAAACAACGCTGGCTTCCTAAAATATGCACCGGGGAGTATATCACTGCCATTGCGATGACCGAGCCTAATACCGGGAGTGATTTAAGCGCAATTCGTAGCACTGCTATTCGGCAAGGTGATTATTATCTGCTCAACGGGCAAAAGACCTTCATTACCAATGGAATTATGAGTGATTTGGTAGTAGTGGCAGCAAAGACAGACCCCAAAGAACGTCACAAGGGAATCAGCTTGCTGGTAGTCGA contains:
- a CDS encoding alpha/beta hydrolase codes for the protein MSEINFLPGINYQCISTDRLEVAYLEAGEVNKTPVVLIHGNVSCNLFFEDLMLVLANSGEYHVYAPDMRGYGKTQTLPVDATRGMKDYSDDLFSFVTALNLPPFHLLGWSLGGNVVMEYAIHHADTLRSLTLEAASSPFGFGGCQGLDGKPHFADFAGSGGGTANPDFVARLKNQDRSDEAPNSPRNVMNTYYFKPPFKVAPDIEENYVTAMLSTYVADGNYPGDLTTSENWPTVAPGTLGVNNALSPKYMNQSSFANISIKPDVLWIRGDSDQIVADNSLFDFGTLGMLGAVPGWPGMEIYPPQPMVSQLRSVLDTYKDNGGSYEEIVLADCGHSPHVEKPEEFGTKLLDFLRLH